One window of the Archangium primigenium genome contains the following:
- a CDS encoding glycoside hydrolase family 1 protein: MNARVVVVALVLLAGCERRPSFEEATINATPVGKGLPRGFLLGTATASHQVEGGNTNDWADWERTRYPDGRPHIHEETRSGPATDSWNRFAEDVNLMRRLGTNAYRFSVEWSRLEPEPGVWNTEALERYRQWARLLRAAGIEPVVTLHHFTLPRWVAAQGGWENPATVDAFERFSGRMAEALGAEVDWWCTLNEPNVLVVFGYLEGTWPPGQQDPRAMATALAHLLEAHARSARQLRARDTTDADGDGRATWIGLAHHVRVFQPATGAPSDSIVTGLTDAFFNESLPSALRTGHVSLVVPGSVSLQRDVPGLKDSVDWLGINYYTRDHVRQDASPSFSHKYVPAGRPTNDLGWDIYPEGLYLFLKRYAALGVPLVVTENGLDDRTGERRPYFLRSHLYAVERAVAEGVPVHGYFHWSLLDNFEWSEGYAPRFGLFRVERDFGLTRRDTPAVETFREVARNLGLTPTP; encoded by the coding sequence ATGAACGCGCGGGTCGTCGTCGTCGCACTGGTGCTGCTCGCGGGCTGCGAGCGGCGGCCCTCCTTCGAGGAGGCCACCATCAACGCCACGCCCGTGGGCAAGGGCCTGCCGCGCGGCTTCCTCCTGGGCACCGCCACCGCCAGCCACCAGGTGGAGGGCGGCAACACCAACGACTGGGCGGACTGGGAGCGCACGCGCTACCCGGACGGCCGGCCCCACATCCACGAGGAGACGCGGTCCGGCCCCGCCACCGACTCGTGGAACCGCTTCGCCGAGGACGTGAACCTCATGCGGCGGCTGGGCACCAACGCCTACCGCTTCAGCGTGGAGTGGAGCCGCCTGGAGCCCGAGCCGGGCGTCTGGAACACCGAGGCGCTCGAGCGCTACCGCCAGTGGGCGCGCCTCTTGCGCGCCGCGGGCATCGAGCCCGTGGTGACGCTGCACCACTTCACCCTGCCGCGCTGGGTGGCCGCCCAGGGCGGCTGGGAGAACCCCGCCACGGTGGACGCCTTCGAGCGCTTCTCGGGCCGCATGGCCGAGGCGCTCGGCGCCGAGGTGGACTGGTGGTGCACCCTCAACGAGCCCAACGTGCTCGTCGTCTTCGGCTACCTGGAGGGCACCTGGCCCCCGGGCCAGCAGGACCCGCGCGCCATGGCCACCGCGCTCGCCCACCTCCTGGAGGCCCATGCCCGCTCCGCGCGCCAGCTGCGCGCGCGGGACACCACGGACGCGGACGGCGACGGACGTGCCACGTGGATCGGCCTCGCACACCACGTGCGGGTCTTCCAGCCCGCCACCGGCGCCCCCAGTGACTCCATCGTCACGGGCCTCACCGACGCCTTCTTCAACGAGAGCCTGCCGTCCGCCCTGCGCACCGGCCACGTGTCGCTCGTCGTCCCCGGCTCCGTGTCCCTGCAGCGCGACGTGCCCGGCCTGAAGGACTCGGTGGACTGGCTCGGCATCAACTACTACACGCGCGACCACGTGCGGCAGGACGCCTCCCCCTCCTTCTCGCACAAATACGTACCCGCCGGCCGCCCCACCAATGACCTGGGTTGGGACATCTACCCCGAGGGGCTCTACCTCTTCCTCAAGCGCTATGCCGCGCTGGGCGTGCCGCTGGTGGTGACGGAGAACGGCCTGGATGATCGCACGGGTGAGCGTCGGCCCTACTTCCTGCGCAGCCACCTCTACGCCGTGGAGCGCGCGGTGGCCGAGGGCGTGCCGGTGCACGGCTACTTCCACTGGAGTCTGCTCGACAACTTCGAGTGGTCCGAGGGCTACGCGCCCCGCTTCGGACTGTTCCGCGTGGAGCGGGACTTCGGCCTGACGCGTCGGGACACGCCCGCGGTGGAAACCTTCCGCGAAGTGGCGCGCAACCTGGGGCTCACCCCCACTCCTTGA
- a CDS encoding ATP-binding protein: MSLPPSGFELAFKAQPEPAYILDEAGRVLACSDAGATVLGMPAELLLGQPWARLAPVLEDGVRLESGCGQALSAPLPYSVDALWPAAGGPRAHTFTFMAMREALKPPRVLVQVRPLTEAETVYARALGLEQAARAEVEAAERRQSFLYQAMTTLFAHAPDPQGMYTLLAHLAVPDLADWCLVDAVEQGPWVSRMAVAHLDPTQAESARALASRVERRPALVGMLRVLQTGEPELVSAVTDSLLRAAASEPEHPELLQRLQARSYMIVPLKARGHTLGAVTFVSSTSGRRYGPSDLALAEDLCVRASLAIDNARLFGESRRATRAREDLLAVVSHDLKNPLGVVQLASALLLRGAQGKPGAEQVQKQAGRIQSAGERMARLISDLLDWGRIEAGGLPLEPSVQDVASLAHEALESVRPLAEARGLKVVAELPEGDVRVQCDRTRVLQVLGNLLGNAVKFTPEGGELTVGARLSRGEVHMWVRDTGAGIRPEALPHVFERYWQAKEAESRGTGLGLYIAKGIVQAHGGRIWAQSEWGQGSTFSFTLPAVSHGARSGNYPAV, translated from the coding sequence ATGAGCCTCCCGCCCTCCGGATTCGAACTGGCCTTCAAGGCCCAACCGGAACCCGCCTACATCCTGGATGAGGCGGGTCGGGTGCTGGCGTGCAGCGATGCGGGCGCCACCGTGCTGGGCATGCCCGCCGAGCTGCTGCTCGGGCAGCCCTGGGCCCGTCTGGCCCCGGTGCTCGAGGACGGGGTCCGCCTGGAATCCGGCTGCGGCCAGGCCCTGTCCGCCCCGCTCCCTTATTCGGTGGACGCGCTCTGGCCGGCCGCCGGGGGCCCCCGCGCCCACACCTTCACCTTCATGGCCATGCGCGAGGCGCTCAAGCCGCCGCGCGTCCTCGTGCAGGTGCGGCCGCTCACCGAGGCGGAGACGGTCTACGCGCGCGCCCTGGGCCTGGAGCAGGCCGCGCGCGCCGAGGTCGAGGCCGCCGAGCGCCGCCAGTCCTTCCTCTATCAGGCGATGACGACGCTCTTCGCCCACGCGCCCGACCCCCAGGGCATGTACACGCTGCTGGCCCACCTGGCGGTGCCGGACCTGGCCGACTGGTGCCTGGTGGACGCGGTGGAGCAGGGGCCGTGGGTGTCGCGCATGGCCGTGGCCCACCTGGATCCCACCCAGGCCGAGTCCGCGCGCGCGCTCGCCTCGCGCGTGGAGCGGCGCCCGGCGCTCGTGGGCATGCTGCGGGTGCTGCAGACGGGCGAGCCGGAGCTGGTGTCGGCGGTGACGGACTCGCTCCTGCGCGCCGCCGCGAGCGAGCCCGAGCACCCGGAGCTGCTGCAGCGGCTGCAGGCGCGCTCGTACATGATCGTCCCGCTCAAGGCGCGCGGCCACACGCTGGGCGCGGTGACGTTCGTCTCCAGCACCTCGGGGCGGCGCTACGGCCCGAGCGACCTGGCGCTGGCCGAGGACCTGTGCGTGCGCGCGAGCCTCGCCATCGACAACGCGCGGCTGTTCGGCGAGTCGCGCCGGGCCACGCGCGCGCGCGAGGACCTGCTCGCGGTGGTGTCGCACGACCTGAAGAACCCGCTGGGCGTGGTGCAGCTCGCCTCGGCGCTGCTGCTACGCGGCGCGCAGGGCAAGCCCGGCGCCGAGCAGGTGCAGAAGCAGGCCGGGCGCATCCAGTCCGCGGGCGAGCGCATGGCGCGGCTCATCTCTGACCTGCTCGACTGGGGCCGCATCGAGGCGGGCGGCCTGCCGCTGGAGCCCAGCGTGCAGGACGTGGCGTCGCTGGCGCACGAGGCGCTCGAGAGCGTGCGGCCGCTGGCCGAGGCGCGCGGGCTCAAGGTGGTGGCGGAGCTGCCCGAGGGCGACGTGCGGGTGCAGTGCGACCGCACGCGCGTGCTCCAGGTGCTCGGCAACCTCCTGGGCAACGCCGTGAAGTTCACCCCCGAGGGTGGGGAGCTCACGGTGGGCGCGCGGCTGAGCCGCGGCGAGGTGCACATGTGGGTGCGCGACACGGGCGCGGGCATCCGCCCCGAGGCCCTGCCCCACGTCTTCGAGCGCTACTGGCAGGCCAAGGAGGCGGAGAGCCGGGGCACGGGCCTGGGGCTCTACATCGCCAAGGGCATCGTCCAGGCGCACGGCGGCCGCATCTGGGCGCAGAGCGAGTGGGGCCAGGGGAGCACCTTCTCCTTCACCCTGCCCGCGGTGAGCCACGGGGCGCGCTCCGGCAACTATCCCGCCGTCTGA
- the cheB gene encoding chemotaxis-specific protein-glutamate methyltransferase CheB translates to MKSDKLRVVVAEDSPTARRLLVEILRGDPTHAFEVVGEARDGVEALDMTRRLRPDLVTMDIQMPNMDGLEATKRIMTEVPTPVVVVSTLVERDIQTSMAALRSGALAVLQKLVGPQAPDFDDEARRLRDTVKAMAEVKVIRHWPTRDGAPTVRAPVSTARRGKPEIIVIAASTGGPAALHRILSELPANFPLPILVVQHIALGFAKGMATWLHSVCPMEVKVAEDGEPLRPGVVYIAPDDRHLGVRPDRLVEVTNAAPVGGFRPSGTWLFRSAARVFGSATTAVVLTGMGQDGLDGLREVHEIGGWVLAQDEATSVVYGMPGVAVSAGVTDDVLALGDFSRRFRELAGLETRSE, encoded by the coding sequence ATGAAGTCGGACAAGCTCCGTGTCGTCGTCGCCGAGGACTCCCCCACCGCCCGCCGGCTGCTGGTGGAGATCCTCCGGGGAGACCCCACCCACGCCTTCGAGGTGGTGGGCGAGGCCCGGGATGGCGTGGAAGCCCTGGACATGACCCGGCGCCTGCGGCCGGACCTGGTCACCATGGACATCCAGATGCCGAACATGGACGGCCTGGAGGCCACCAAGCGCATCATGACGGAGGTGCCCACCCCCGTGGTGGTGGTGAGCACGCTCGTGGAGCGCGACATCCAGACGTCCATGGCGGCCCTGCGCTCCGGGGCGCTCGCGGTGTTGCAGAAGCTCGTGGGCCCCCAGGCCCCGGACTTCGACGACGAGGCGCGGCGCCTGCGCGACACGGTGAAGGCCATGGCCGAGGTGAAGGTCATCCGCCACTGGCCCACGCGCGATGGCGCGCCCACCGTGCGCGCCCCCGTGTCCACCGCGCGCCGGGGCAAGCCGGAGATCATCGTCATCGCCGCCTCCACCGGCGGCCCCGCCGCCCTGCACCGCATCCTCTCCGAGCTCCCGGCCAACTTCCCCCTGCCCATCCTCGTGGTGCAGCACATCGCCCTGGGCTTCGCCAAGGGCATGGCCACCTGGCTGCACAGCGTGTGCCCCATGGAGGTGAAGGTGGCCGAGGACGGCGAGCCCCTCAGGCCGGGCGTCGTCTACATCGCGCCGGACGACCGGCACCTGGGCGTGCGGCCCGACAGGCTCGTGGAGGTGACGAACGCGGCCCCCGTGGGCGGCTTCCGGCCCTCGGGCACGTGGTTGTTCCGCTCGGCCGCCCGGGTGTTCGGCTCGGCCACCACCGCCGTGGTGCTCACGGGCATGGGCCAGGACGGCCTGGACGGGCTCCGGGAGGTGCACGAGATCGGCGGCTGGGTGCTCGCCCAGGACGAGGCCACCAGCGTCGTCTACGGCATGCCCGGCGTGGCGGTGAGCGCGGGGGTCACCGACGACGTGCTCGCCCTCGGGGATTTCTCCCGCCGCTTCCGCGAGCTCGCGGGGCTCGAGACCCGGAGCGAGTAG